The Methanocorpusculum vombati genome has a window encoding:
- a CDS encoding methanogenesis marker 8 protein — protein sequence MADEHIIEAVGMTRVVIRDGIVVETGEPKIRTCPLAKRFANPVDPITSKAVAANITARIQRFGMCTRERGVLDKETFVLFGASELMNTGLRTGTLDAAIIACDGAGTVIVRSPEMVQGIGGRMSGLISTTPYPEVIARIEAGGGIVINPDTGTMDALAGLATAKEKGWTKVAVTIAGFQHELAEEIRKKYPDALIIAVHTSSVASREDALRLAKASDLIFSCASKHVREAAASTALVQGGVGVPVFATSKAGKMLIMERLIETDQPLLVKNTRLPVSDMGSIPDPLI from the coding sequence ATGGCTGACGAACACATCATTGAAGCAGTTGGAATGACCCGCGTAGTCATTCGTGATGGCATCGTCGTCGAAACCGGCGAACCAAAAATACGAACCTGCCCGCTGGCAAAACGCTTTGCCAACCCGGTTGACCCGATCACCAGCAAAGCCGTTGCCGCAAACATCACCGCACGGATCCAGCGGTTCGGCATGTGCACCCGCGAACGCGGAGTCCTTGACAAAGAAACCTTTGTCCTCTTCGGCGCATCCGAACTCATGAACACCGGCCTGCGCACAGGAACCCTGGACGCAGCGATCATCGCCTGCGACGGAGCAGGAACAGTCATCGTCCGCTCACCCGAAATGGTACAGGGCATCGGCGGCAGAATGTCCGGCCTCATCTCCACCACACCCTATCCCGAAGTCATCGCACGCATCGAAGCCGGGGGCGGCATAGTGATCAACCCCGACACAGGAACAATGGACGCACTTGCAGGTCTCGCCACAGCAAAAGAAAAGGGATGGACAAAAGTAGCCGTAACAATTGCCGGATTCCAGCACGAACTCGCCGAAGAAATCCGGAAAAAATATCCGGACGCCCTGATCATTGCAGTGCACACCTCCTCCGTGGCATCACGCGAAGATGCCCTGCGGCTGGCAAAAGCATCGGATCTGATCTTCTCCTGCGCGTCAAAACACGTGCGCGAAGCAGCCGCATCCACCGCACTGGTACAGGGCGGAGTCGGCGTACCGGTCTTCGCCACATCAAAAGCAGGAAAAATGCTCATCATGGAACGGCTGATAGAAACCGACCAGCCACTCCTCGTAAAAAATACACGCCTCCCGGTCAGCGACATGGGCAGCATCCCCGACCCCCTCATCTGA
- a CDS encoding CxxC-x17-CxxC domain-containing protein has product MERRNSYGGSRQYNDAPREMTKAICSDCGKECEVPFKPTEGRPVYCRDCLPKHRAPRSPRY; this is encoded by the coding sequence ATGGAAAGAAGAAATTCCTACGGCGGATCCCGCCAATACAACGACGCGCCCCGCGAAATGACCAAAGCAATCTGTTCAGACTGCGGTAAAGAGTGCGAAGTTCCGTTTAAACCAACCGAGGGCAGACCAGTTTATTGCCGTGACTGCCTCCCCAAGCACAGAGCACCGCGTTCGCCCCGGTACTAA
- a CDS encoding LSM domain-containing protein codes for MVSSIVLPIKKVNSLVDSKISVEIKDEGRKFEGRLVAVDEYLNLHLEEAIEVSDSTRRNLGTVVIRGNNILSISPIN; via the coding sequence ATGGTATCCAGTATTGTCCTTCCCATAAAAAAGGTCAACTCCCTCGTAGACTCCAAGATCTCCGTCGAGATCAAAGATGAGGGACGCAAATTCGAGGGACGCCTTGTTGCAGTCGATGAGTACCTCAACCTCCATCTCGAAGAAGCAATTGAAGTAAGCGATTCCACCCGCCGGAACCTCGGCACCGTAGTCATCCGTGGAAACAACATCCTGAGCATCTCTCCCATCAACTAA
- a CDS encoding Coenzyme F420 hydrogenase/dehydrogenase, beta subunit C-terminal domain, which translates to MTAKGDMVYAWTTSCDIHGECGGAVTALLQHALASGMVDAVLAVCRGADLYDAKLTLITDPAQMPKAAGSLHCGTLLSAKMVKKYLGGARDMKIAVPVKGCDAMAFYELAKRQQINLDNVILIGLNCGGTVSPMVARDMIADKYEVNPDAVLKEEIDKGQFIIEYTDENGAHQHKGISIEKLEEEPEGYGRRQNCQRCKCKVPRQADLACGNWGVIGEKAGKATFVEVCSEKGAALLDAAVSAGAVATCAPEPKGLEIRGKVENAMLKLGDKNRARQFAELGSGRERLEKIMKLSSRCIACRACIENCPICYCVECSTAKPHLVRPGQIPPDFMFHLIRFAHIADSCINCGQCQELCPMDIPNALFMHAQQVELEKMFGHKPGYDMTMPVLSYAEEAEERARLNATGSDMIFENVFKE; encoded by the coding sequence ATGACAGCAAAAGGCGATATGGTGTATGCATGGACAACATCCTGTGACATTCACGGAGAGTGCGGAGGAGCAGTTACCGCCCTTCTGCAGCATGCACTTGCAAGCGGTATGGTTGACGCGGTTCTTGCGGTCTGCCGCGGAGCGGATCTGTATGACGCAAAACTTACCCTGATCACGGACCCGGCACAGATGCCGAAAGCAGCAGGTTCCCTGCACTGCGGAACACTGCTGTCCGCAAAGATGGTGAAAAAGTACCTCGGCGGCGCCCGCGACATGAAGATCGCCGTTCCGGTGAAAGGCTGTGATGCCATGGCATTCTATGAACTGGCAAAGCGTCAGCAGATCAATCTGGACAATGTGATCTTAATCGGCCTGAACTGCGGAGGAACGGTTTCCCCCATGGTCGCCCGCGACATGATTGCAGACAAATATGAGGTAAACCCGGATGCGGTCCTGAAAGAAGAGATCGACAAGGGTCAGTTCATCATTGAGTACACCGATGAGAACGGTGCGCACCAGCACAAAGGCATCTCGATTGAGAAACTTGAGGAAGAACCCGAGGGATACGGCCGGCGGCAGAACTGCCAGCGCTGTAAATGCAAGGTACCGCGCCAGGCGGATCTTGCCTGCGGGAACTGGGGTGTTATCGGTGAGAAGGCCGGAAAAGCAACCTTTGTGGAGGTCTGCTCCGAAAAAGGTGCCGCACTTCTTGATGCGGCGGTCAGCGCCGGAGCGGTTGCAACCTGTGCGCCCGAACCAAAAGGCCTTGAGATCCGCGGGAAGGTGGAAAATGCAATGCTGAAACTGGGCGACAAGAACCGTGCCCGCCAGTTTGCGGAACTCGGCAGCGGACGTGAGCGGCTGGAGAAGATTATGAAACTGTCCTCCCGCTGTATCGCCTGCCGTGCCTGTATTGAAAACTGTCCGATCTGCTACTGTGTGGAATGTTCAACCGCCAAACCGCATCTGGTACGTCCCGGACAGATTCCGCCGGACTTTATGTTCCATTTAATCCGGTTCGCCCATATCGCAGACTCCTGTATCAACTGCGGACAGTGTCAGGAACTGTGTCCGATGGACATTCCCAATGCACTGTTTATGCATGCACAGCAGGTTGAGCTGGAGAAAATGTTCGGCCACAAACCGGGTTACGACATGACGATGCCGGTCCTCTCCTATGCCGAGGAGGCGGAGGAACGTGCCCGGCTGAATGCAACCGGATCGGACATGATCTTTGAGAATGTATTCAAAGAATAG
- the pscS gene encoding O-phospho-L-seryl-tRNA:Cys-tRNA synthase, with the protein MKCAANIDARMVEETAINLDPIQVAGRLTPEAMKAMIAWGDGYSVCDNCRKPFRLDYIQNPPLKDFHVELAEWLGMDQARTVPGARRAFQQIAGTYVEKGDPVLIGALAHYTSYLSVEIVQGIVREIPKTADNHITADAAADRIEDVIREFGKAPKLLYIDHVDYQFGNMHDVAGIAKVAHQYDVPILYNGVYTVGVMPVNGKKLGVDFVVGSGHKSMAAPAPSGVLAATEERAEEVFRTTKMTGDLTGRTFGIKEVGIIGCSLMGAPIVGMLASFPKVKARVEHFDEEMANSKIIVDALKSIEGTKILSEYPRKHTLTRVDTTGSFDIVAQTHKKRGFFLSSALGKKGITGIIPGATKVWKFNTYGMTRKQAEYVADTYLGIAEDNGLRVA; encoded by the coding sequence ATGAAGTGCGCGGCAAACATCGACGCACGCATGGTTGAAGAAACCGCCATCAACCTCGACCCGATTCAGGTCGCCGGACGACTGACACCCGAAGCAATGAAAGCCATGATCGCCTGGGGAGACGGCTACTCCGTCTGTGACAACTGCAGAAAACCGTTCCGGCTGGACTACATCCAGAACCCGCCCTTAAAAGACTTCCACGTGGAACTTGCCGAATGGCTGGGAATGGATCAGGCACGTACCGTACCGGGCGCACGCCGTGCATTCCAGCAGATTGCAGGAACCTATGTGGAAAAAGGCGACCCGGTACTGATAGGCGCGCTTGCACACTACACCTCCTACCTCTCCGTGGAGATTGTGCAGGGAATTGTCCGTGAAATTCCCAAAACCGCCGACAACCACATCACCGCAGATGCCGCAGCAGACCGCATCGAAGATGTCATCCGCGAGTTCGGCAAAGCGCCGAAACTGCTCTACATCGATCACGTGGACTACCAGTTCGGCAACATGCACGATGTCGCAGGCATCGCAAAAGTCGCACACCAGTACGATGTCCCCATACTCTACAACGGCGTCTACACAGTCGGCGTAATGCCGGTAAACGGAAAAAAACTCGGCGTTGACTTTGTCGTAGGCTCCGGCCACAAAAGTATGGCCGCACCCGCGCCCTCGGGAGTCCTGGCAGCAACCGAAGAACGTGCCGAAGAAGTGTTCCGCACAACAAAGATGACCGGCGACCTGACCGGCAGAACCTTCGGTATCAAAGAAGTCGGCATCATCGGCTGTTCCCTGATGGGCGCACCCATCGTCGGCATGCTTGCATCATTCCCGAAGGTGAAAGCGCGGGTTGAACACTTCGACGAGGAAATGGCAAACAGCAAAATCATCGTAGATGCGCTGAAATCGATTGAAGGAACAAAAATTCTGTCCGAATACCCAAGAAAGCACACCCTGACCCGCGTGGACACCACAGGATCCTTTGACATCGTTGCACAGACCCACAAAAAACGCGGATTCTTCCTATCCAGCGCGCTTGGCAAAAAAGGCATCACCGGCATCATTCCGGGCGCAACAAAGGTCTGGAAGTTCAACACCTACGGCATGACAAGAAAACAGGCCGAGTACGTCGCCGACACCTACCTTGGCATCGCCGAAGACAACGGTCTCCGGGTTGCATAA
- a CDS encoding regulator of amino acid metabolism, contains ACT domain protein has product MWRSILEPFSDSPSQQRVVRFLLENGFGISDAGRVVVNGIEVSATAIARVVGVDRRVVDTTVKRILGMEEIRRTFAHLRVTPDLTNVAKNLGLSVITILPKNAGDKNIVASAVAVLAAHDLPLRQIFVTDPYIVESPRLVIIIDGIIPATAIEELRALPAVESIIL; this is encoded by the coding sequence ATGTGGCGCAGCATTCTTGAACCATTTTCCGACTCCCCGTCTCAGCAGCGGGTTGTCAGATTCCTTCTTGAAAACGGATTCGGCATCAGCGACGCAGGCCGCGTCGTGGTAAACGGCATCGAAGTATCGGCAACCGCCATCGCCCGCGTAGTCGGCGTTGACCGGCGCGTCGTAGACACAACCGTCAAGCGCATCCTGGGAATGGAAGAAATCAGACGGACCTTTGCACACCTGCGGGTAACACCCGACCTCACCAATGTTGCCAAAAATCTCGGCTTATCCGTAATAACCATCCTTCCGAAAAACGCCGGAGACAAAAACATCGTAGCCTCCGCCGTCGCCGTCCTTGCCGCGCATGACCTGCCGCTCCGCCAGATCTTCGTAACCGACCCCTACATCGTCGAATCCCCGCGCCTGGTCATCATCATCGACGGCATAATTCCCGCAACCGCAATCGAAGAACTGCGCGCCCTGCCTGCCGTCGAATCCATCATCCTCTGA
- a CDS encoding helix-turn-helix transcriptional regulator, producing the protein MTALQLSETETTVLAHIRAKPDGTYQSELWKDLGVDSRTCSRILKKLEDGGYIEREECKKDGTRTYLVRIVKTEKTINPMLLMAGETIVPCVACDEECDIEHCKMLEDWVYELVFSEME; encoded by the coding sequence ATGACTGCCCTCCAACTAAGTGAAACGGAGACGACCGTCCTTGCACACATCCGGGCAAAACCCGACGGTACATACCAGAGTGAACTCTGGAAAGACCTGGGTGTGGACAGCAGGACCTGTTCGCGCATTCTCAAGAAACTTGAGGACGGCGGATACATTGAGCGTGAAGAATGCAAAAAGGACGGAACCCGTACGTATCTCGTACGGATAGTAAAAACAGAGAAAACCATCAACCCGATGCTTCTGATGGCTGGCGAGACTATCGTACCCTGCGTTGCCTGCGATGAAGAGTGCGACATCGAGCACTGTAAAATGCTTGAGGACTGGGTGTACGAACTCGTCTTTTCGGAAATGGAATAA
- a CDS encoding molybdopterin oxidoreductase family protein gives MEYVTTTCPYCGTGCGLNLIVSDGKAVGVAPYHRSPVGSGKLCTRGLHAAKALSEWRIEKPAVKGEPVTWDEAVAEAKKLTAYSGDEIAVAISSRLTNEAMFLAACYAREVLGAANIGVVGGGCGASTTTITDLAKADTILMIGDVMKRLPVTGNKLYRVQANGGRLLYLGPESYTAVQADTAVITDEYTKIPDEFSRELAAAANPVVMYLAGDTAAAAITAALPAKTAVLYETNNGRGAAALGLDRFALGEKTKALLIITETPEREEDIYADLMPNLEKLEMIVAVGSNATYLSDAATVVLPAAAVNEYPGTVTSWEGRVQKVRAAAAAPEEAKCPCEIISLLSGGKYAWEDKAAVFADLAAAVPAYAGIVYEEIEKPEGVFLREA, from the coding sequence ATGGAATATGTAACAACCACCTGCCCCTACTGCGGAACAGGATGCGGACTCAACCTCATTGTGTCGGACGGAAAGGCTGTGGGTGTGGCCCCGTATCACCGCTCGCCCGTTGGTTCCGGCAAACTCTGTACCCGCGGACTGCATGCAGCAAAAGCACTTTCCGAATGGCGGATAGAAAAACCGGCCGTCAAAGGTGAACCGGTCACCTGGGACGAAGCAGTTGCCGAGGCAAAGAAACTTACCGCCTACTCCGGTGACGAGATTGCCGTTGCGATCTCCTCGCGCCTGACAAATGAAGCAATGTTCCTTGCAGCATGCTACGCCCGCGAGGTGCTGGGCGCTGCAAACATCGGTGTTGTCGGCGGCGGATGCGGCGCGTCCACAACAACGATCACTGATCTTGCAAAAGCAGACACCATTCTGATGATCGGCGACGTGATGAAGCGTCTGCCGGTAACGGGCAACAAACTCTATCGTGTACAGGCAAACGGCGGAAGACTGCTCTACCTCGGCCCGGAATCCTACACTGCGGTACAGGCCGACACAGCGGTCATTACAGACGAGTACACCAAAATACCGGATGAGTTCTCCAGGGAACTTGCCGCCGCCGCAAATCCGGTTGTGATGTATCTTGCAGGTGATACCGCCGCCGCCGCAATCACCGCCGCCCTTCCGGCAAAAACCGCAGTTCTCTACGAAACAAACAACGGCCGCGGTGCAGCGGCACTTGGTCTTGACCGGTTCGCTCTTGGAGAAAAGACGAAGGCTCTGCTCATCATCACCGAAACGCCGGAACGCGAAGAGGATATTTATGCAGACCTCATGCCGAATCTGGAGAAGCTTGAAATGATTGTGGCAGTCGGCAGCAACGCAACATATCTTTCCGATGCCGCAACGGTTGTCCTCCCCGCCGCAGCCGTAAACGAATACCCGGGAACGGTCACCAGCTGGGAAGGCCGCGTCCAGAAAGTACGTGCCGCCGCCGCAGCACCGGAAGAAGCCAAATGCCCGTGTGAGATCATCAGCCTGCTTTCCGGCGGGAAGTACGCATGGGAAGACAAAGCAGCAGTCTTCGCAGATCTTGCCGCAGCAGTTCCGGCATATGCAGGAATTGTCTATGAAGAGATAGAAAAGCCCGAAGGCGTATTCCTCAGGGAGGCCTGA
- a CDS encoding TIGR04084 family radical SAM/SPASM domain-containing protein: protein MFFHLIVTDDCNLCCSYCRAKMFEEEDPAGGTPGTIDETIAETIQYPLEELYRFLAKDPDCVLTFIGGEPLMRADLVKEIMDHAPVRRFMLQTNGTRLGDLPAAYVNRFETILISIDGCRTLTDGHRGNGIYDTVQKTSALIRERGYAGELIARMTVAEDTDIYAAVTHLAEHFTSIHWQMDADFTGDYSHRRFAEWKDSYNNGIRQLAAEWVNRIETTGIVPKWYPFLSTTEDLLSGTASRLRCGSGYTNYSIMTNGWIAPCPIMVGMADYYAGHIRDADPLHLPEIPIGEPCPSCDIYGFCGGRCLYSNIVRPWREHYTLVCDTVRALHDALAAELPRLKRMIAEDRLSQTAFAHTRYNGCEIIP, encoded by the coding sequence ATGTTCTTTCATCTGATCGTAACCGACGACTGCAACCTCTGCTGTTCCTACTGCCGGGCAAAAATGTTTGAAGAAGAGGATCCGGCAGGCGGAACACCCGGAACGATCGATGAAACGATCGCAGAGACGATTCAGTATCCGCTTGAAGAACTGTACCGGTTTCTTGCAAAAGACCCGGACTGCGTACTGACGTTCATCGGAGGAGAACCACTGATGCGCGCCGACCTCGTAAAGGAGATCATGGATCACGCACCGGTCCGGCGGTTTATGCTCCAGACGAACGGCACACGGCTCGGCGACCTCCCGGCCGCCTACGTGAACCGGTTTGAGACGATCCTGATCTCCATTGACGGATGCCGGACACTCACCGACGGTCACCGCGGAAACGGCATCTATGACACAGTACAAAAAACCTCTGCACTGATCCGGGAACGCGGATATGCGGGCGAGCTTATCGCCCGCATGACCGTTGCCGAAGACACCGACATTTACGCAGCAGTAACACATCTCGCCGAGCATTTCACCTCGATTCACTGGCAGATGGACGCGGACTTTACAGGCGACTACTCACACCGCCGGTTCGCGGAATGGAAAGACTCCTACAACAACGGAATCCGCCAGCTTGCAGCAGAGTGGGTAAACCGGATTGAAACAACAGGTATTGTACCGAAGTGGTATCCCTTCCTGTCAACGACCGAGGACCTCTTATCGGGAACAGCGAGCAGACTGCGGTGCGGATCAGGATACACAAACTACAGTATTATGACAAACGGCTGGATCGCACCATGCCCGATCATGGTGGGAATGGCAGACTACTATGCAGGCCACATCCGGGACGCCGACCCGCTGCACCTGCCGGAGATTCCGATCGGAGAACCGTGTCCCTCCTGTGACATCTACGGATTCTGCGGCGGAAGATGTCTGTACTCAAACATTGTGCGGCCCTGGCGGGAACATTACACACTTGTCTGCGACACGGTACGCGCACTGCACGACGCCCTCGCAGCAGAACTGCCGCGCCTCAAACGTATGATTGCCGAAGACCGCCTGTCACAGACAGCATTTGCGCATACGCGCTACAACGGCTGTGAAATTATCCCGTGA
- a CDS encoding sulfite exporter TauE/SafE family protein gives MEPVLFCLLIATGLFAGCMSGLLGVGGGFIFAPVMYFVLKMSGVAPETAILVAFGTSLAVALPTVLTSALGHSRKGNVIWRDAAVIGIAGIITGYIGGTVATYLPVAVLTFLFGVMLVIGAVRMVTALPSGAAQSLPTPAGIGIGGMTGFFSGLLGVGGGTIVVPMLTIFGKYQMRYAVATSAAAIVFITLGGIVSYLTNGIAAGVNLSSYGFYLIGYVDLVEWTILAVTAVPTALIGVKYANRFPDKILRKLFVLLMIVIALDMLGIFSLIGKILGL, from the coding sequence ATGGAGCCGGTTTTATTTTGTCTGCTGATTGCAACCGGCTTATTCGCCGGATGCATGTCAGGACTCCTCGGGGTGGGAGGAGGATTTATTTTCGCACCCGTGATGTATTTTGTACTGAAGATGTCGGGTGTTGCCCCTGAGACAGCAATTTTGGTGGCATTCGGAACGAGCCTGGCGGTTGCACTGCCGACAGTACTGACAAGTGCGCTCGGCCATAGCAGAAAAGGGAATGTGATCTGGCGTGATGCAGCGGTAATCGGGATTGCGGGGATTATCACCGGATACATCGGCGGGACGGTTGCAACATATCTGCCTGTTGCCGTGCTGACATTTTTGTTCGGCGTAATGCTCGTAATCGGCGCGGTACGAATGGTAACCGCCCTGCCGTCCGGCGCGGCACAATCACTCCCCACACCCGCCGGCATAGGAATCGGAGGAATGACAGGATTCTTCTCCGGTCTTCTGGGCGTGGGCGGCGGAACAATTGTAGTCCCGATGCTGACGATTTTCGGAAAATATCAGATGCGGTATGCAGTAGCAACATCCGCCGCAGCGATTGTATTCATCACGCTTGGCGGCATCGTTTCATATCTGACAAACGGCATAGCGGCCGGAGTGAATCTGTCCTCCTACGGATTTTATCTGATCGGCTACGTGGACCTGGTGGAATGGACGATTCTTGCGGTAACAGCAGTACCGACGGCGCTGATCGGAGTAAAGTATGCAAACCGGTTCCCGGATAAGATACTCCGAAAACTGTTCGTACTGCTGATGATTGTCATCGCCCTGGATATGCTCGGAATCTTTTCCCTCATCGGAAAAATCCTCGGGCTGTAA